A portion of the Oscillospiraceae bacterium genome contains these proteins:
- a CDS encoding DUF1287 domain-containing protein, which yields MRYQHTSTVRPQDQYVGQIPDFYSTVDADGDGVDDQTDMLDNALAYVDTRPKYKSRYYQTGYPDDGYGVCTDVVAFALKNAGYDLQALVDADIREHPQWYDIRQPDANIDFRRVRNLKVFFAHHAAALTTDVSRTEEWQGGDLVIFEKHIGIVSDRRNRDGVPYVIHHNSPWQSAYEQDILEKRTDIVGHCRISE from the coding sequence ATGCGTTATCAGCACACTTCTACAGTCCGCCCACAAGACCAATATGTGGGGCAGATTCCGGATTTTTACAGCACGGTGGATGCAGACGGCGATGGTGTGGATGACCAGACAGATATGCTCGACAATGCGCTGGCCTATGTGGATACCCGTCCAAAATACAAGAGCCGTTATTATCAGACCGGATATCCGGACGATGGCTATGGCGTGTGTACCGATGTGGTGGCTTTTGCGCTGAAAAATGCCGGATATGATCTGCAGGCGCTGGTGGACGCCGATATCCGGGAGCATCCGCAGTGGTACGATATCCGGCAGCCGGATGCCAACATTGATTTTCGCCGGGTGAGAAATCTGAAAGTGTTTTTTGCGCATCATGCGGCTGCACTGACCACGGATGTGTCCAGGACCGAGGAATGGCAGGGCGGGGATCTTGTGATTTTTGAGAAGCATATCGGGATCGTTTCGGACCGGAGGAACCGGGACGGCGTGCCCTATGTGATCCATCACAACAGTCCCTGGCAGAGCGCCTATGAGCAGGACATTCTGGAGAAACGCACCGACATCGTGGGCCATTGCCGGATCTCGGAATAA